A region of the Dreissena polymorpha isolate Duluth1 chromosome 6, UMN_Dpol_1.0, whole genome shotgun sequence genome:
TTGTGCTGCCGCActggaaaatataaaaaataaatgaatctaTACAGagataaattatatttacatttttaattcaCTTTACGACGATGCTTTAACAACCACTGCTCACATTGTTTGATTATGACAATccgaaataaataatgtttatatactAACATATTGCAGGAAGTTGACAAGCCCTCCACGGCTTCGTACTGCGACAACGACACATAGCACGCCGGAAGTCCCGGTGTCACATATTCCCGCGACGTCATCACCTCCGGTACAAGCAGCACGTGGACGATAAGGGTTAATGTATATGATTTCCAGTTCATAGTAATGCGAATGACATATAGCTTTATGacgaaaatattaaaatatccaaGTTTAAAGGCTGTTGCAATAAACGCTCGGCTAAGTTTTTTCACATCAAAATGATTAatccatatatatacacaaacCGTTTTCATAATCAATGCACAATCGTGCCTTGCAGgtattaattaatttacaaaacataagCATTGCAGCTATATTGCTAAACATCTCGTGTGTCATTTTAAGGACTTTGGAAGTATTTTCGTCGATCACTACATAACAAGTTACAGTCCTTTTATGAATAGCGTGTATTATCCAATTTATATAGACAAACAGAGGATTGAATCAATATAAAATGTGGAATGGGTATAAAGAAGTATTTACACAATGTAAAGATCTTTTAAATGAGTTTTAAAGGTGTATTTACGTTAGTGaataaaaaaactgtcaaaaccaCCTTCACCGGATTtgttcaaaatttgaaaatttgacaAAACACTCATATTTAAATatctcattttatttttattcttatagaTCGACGATTCGATGACATATAATTAAACGACTTATATCGCTTGAAATAAAACGTCGCTAAATGCCATAATCTTCAAATATTGACCCTCAGTGAAGATCATTTAATTGCGGCATTCGGATAGTGCCATCTTTAATCTCGCACTTTTTCATCAAGGACGgaacacgaagcgatacacgatattttgcgcgacacgcgaatcgacacacgatattttttcGCGATACACGAACCGACGCGCGAGAATTTTCCAGGAAATATCGAttagtgtgtcgcgcaaaatatcgtgtgccGCTTCGTGTTTTGCGCGTCGCTCTTTAAatgcgagacacgatattttgcgctatactgaaagcgacacacgatattttgcgcgaaacacgaagcg
Encoded here:
- the LOC127833799 gene encoding uncharacterized protein LOC127833799 isoform X1, translating into MKTVCVYIWINHFDVKKLSRAFIATAFKLGYFNIFVIKLYVIRITMNWKSYTLTLIVHVLLVPEVMTSREYVTPGLPACYVSLSQYEAVEGLSTSCNIAAAQCSQNGLAYTLYCGADHYCCNQDDGCQAYCPNRSSLNKKEVAGIVIGCVILTGIIMVATYVISGKFCKLKSSAMNDG